In the genome of Coxiella burnetii, the window GAAAAATCATGATGTTTTCCAAGGCTATTATTTCTGGGATAAGCTAGGATTGGACAAAAATGCCAGAGAAAAATTTAGAGGGCATCCCTTATTTGAAAGAACGGCTCTTTTTTGTGAAAAATATGATTGTCCTGCTTTTGATGTAAACTTTAAATCAATGCCTATCAGCGCATTTGAGCCGATGGTTAAGAAAATATTTAGCCAACGAAAAGCATTTAATCCTTCTGTCAATATTAATTGAAGCCTACTTTGACTAAGGGTCCGCTGCTTTTTCTTTCAAAAATAAAAGTGAGATAGCACCTGAAGCACAACCAGGCCAGCTGTTTTATTCAGGACAAAAGATTGAACATTTACTCCGACTGGCAACTGGGTTATAATAGAGGGTGAAGTTCGGGGGGCGACCAGGCTTCGACGTGGATCCTGAAACCCGAGACGCATGTCGAGCCGGCAACGAAGGCTCGTAAATCCATCAGTTGCAAACAGATAGTTGCAAACGATAGTAATTATCTCCAAGAAGCTTACGCATAAAGCTTCTTCCGTTGCTGGGATTCGCTTATAGATCCCTACCAACGGCCATAGCATATAAGCTCGCCCTCAAGCATGGCTCATGACTTGAAGGTTAAACAGAAGAGCTCGCAGTCAATTTCCCCTGCACGTCGGGCGATTGACTGTTAAATCATAGACGATGCTAAGCATGTAGTGTCAACGGCGGATGATTTACGGACGCGGGTTCAATTCCCGCCGCCTCCATCATTTAACCTCTTAATTTAAAAGATTAATTTCCAATTCTACCAAAAAGGTTTCTAGAGAGCTCTTGGCAGACAACGAATTTAGAGATAAACCTACCGCCTTGCCCCTCTAACTCAAGAAGAACTAGGTATGTCGATCCTAGGTGCGAGCTTAAAATCAGGCTTGAGCTGAAGTTTAAGGTTCATGTGGAACAGGGTAAAAAAGCTTCTGATTATGGGGTATCGTGAACGGCCTAATCTCTTAGTAATACTTAAACTGAACTTCTCCCGTCAGGTCTATGTTTATCAACTATATATAACCCAATGATTCTCCAATTTTAGATAAAATATCTATTAAAAAAAGTATTTCATAACAAGCTGAGCGATCGAGGGCGGGAAAATATTTTTATTTTCAAGTAATTTAATAGTATTTTCACATGAAAATACTGAACGGTTCAAAATCATTTCCAACCAGGAAACACCAACATGAGGGATAGGTTCTGTCATGAGAGGTAATAAAGAAAGTAAATTTTCATCTTTATTTTTTTTTGAAAACTCTATAACTCTTTTCAACCACTCCTCATAAGGCACGTCTTTTATTTCAGCACCCAACGAATTAAGCTCCGCAATTAACTCAGGTATCGACGCAGGATGTGGGTGTGTTAAATGAAAAACTTTGCCAGCGGCTCTAACATCCTGTGAAATTAAAGAAATTGCTTTACTGGCATAATCAGCAGGGACAAAATCAACGAGGCCTTTTTCCCTAGGGGCCAGACGGAGCTTTTGACAAACTAATAACAATTGCGTTAATAAATCTTTCGAAACATGTTTTGGCGTATCTAATGCAGAAGACACGGCTCCCGGTCGAAAAATAGTGATCGGGACTCCCCTTTTCGAAGCCAATGATATTAATTGTTCAGCAACCCATTTACTTTGCGCATAACCACCGACAGGGATAGCTTATTTTTTTGAAAGATATTTCTCGAAAGTCGTATTTTCCGGCGATAAAGTTGCGCTATCAAAAACTGCCGTCGTAGAAATAAAATGGAGTGTCTTGATTCGTTGTCTAAAGGAAAAATCTATAATATCGCGGGTAGCATTGACATTAGTTTTTCATACCACATGTCCCATTTTATTCGAAGTATTGACTTTGTGCTCAGCATGAGTTGGAATAAAAATTTTCTTCGCCTATTTCCCCTATAATCGATCGCGCAGTATATCCGTTGTCATCTAAAAATAGATAAAATAGTAAATCGCCCATTAAAAAAAGGTTATTAAAAAATTTTTTTAGGGAGAGGTTCCCTTCGAAGTAAGCTGACACATGCCTTCATTCAATGAATGCTTGTCTCCAGCAGAGTGTAATTTTAACATATGGCAATAGAGCTGTCGTAGTCGCCCGTTTCTTAACGCAGGGTCGTCTTTCAAACTCCTTAATTTATTCCATTGTCCTTTCTCCCAAGGGTTTCCTACTATATTCCTTAATTTTTCCGCCGCCACCATTTTTTCTTTAATTGAAATTCCCTCTCTAAAAAATAAAAAAGAACTAGGAGTCAAATTTCCCTTTTCTTTTCTTTCGTTTAATTGAATTATGTATTGCTCTAGTATTAAGCACAGAAACGCTTTATTTTTTGGCAGCGAGGGAACGGTGAAATTAGGAATATCGTTAATTAATAGTTCCCAAGAATTCTTTATAAGCGTGGTAGCTTTTTGCCATTCTTGAACGTTGTTAACGCTGAATGAAGAGGTATCAACGCGATCAATTAATTCAAAAAAACGTTCTTGTACTTTAAGTGCGATAGTCTTTTTAAGAAGCGGTTTTTCTGATAATACAAAATCCGAAAAAGGAAAAACATCGAATATAGGGTGACCTTTTAAACTTATCAACACGTGTAAGGCGCGATTGCTAATTCCAACTACTTCATTAAGACGCTTTCCTGTTTTATTTTTAAATTCGAGTAACAATTCCAAAAACGCGAAACTTCGTTCGACGTCGCGGGCCAATAACGCCTTATCCATAGGGCGATTCCGCTCCTTAACTTCAATACCGTATTGCGTAGAGCAAAAGAATGATCTTAAAAAGTGAATTGTTAGAAGTTTGTCGTCTTCTATAATAAATCTAAAAATAGCCCTTAATATTTTTGGATCATCTTGCAAAAAGGGTTGGAGTATTATTGCAAGATCTTGGGGATTTTTAATGAGAACGCGTATCCTATTTTTTAATTCTTCAAAGATAATAATACGTTGATCGGCAGAAAAATGCTGAAATATAGTTCTAAAATCTTGCGCATCCTTAATGAGGGAGAGCACTATTTTTTTAAATTCATTGAAGATCGAAAATCGTTGATTGAGAGGGAAGTGCTGAAAGAGGCAGGCAAAATCTTGAGCGCTCTTAACGAAGGGAAGTATCACTTCTTTTAACTCATCGAAGACGACAACACACTTGTCAGAAGGAAGATGCTTGAATAGCTGTTCAACCTCTTGTACCCCCTTGATGAATGAGGATAATTTGTCATTTAATACCCTACAAAAAATTCTACATGACTCTGGTTTGAGATCCATTAAAATGGCTATCAGATCTCCCTGCTTTTTTAGAATAGAAGTAGTAATATCGTCGCGAATGTTTATAAGAAATTCTTTGAACAAAAGAGGGTCGACTTGCGCAAAGAAGTCAATAAAGTTTTCTGCGGTGGAAATAAGCATTGTGAAGTTTCGAGAAATGCCTTCCCGTTGGAGGTAAGCTACATCTGCCGCATTGAAATATTTAAAAATTCGAACAAATGTTTCAAAATCATTTAGACGTTCTAAATCAATGCCGAGAGTTTGAATGACTGAGAGCGTAAGTCCAAGAGAGTCTTTCCCAGAATATTGGCCATTTGTTACGACCCTTTTGAGATCTTCTTTTTTATCCTCAAATTTATCACGGAGTTCCATTGCTTGATTATTTTTTGTGTCAGAGTTAATTCTCACCACTGCCAAATTTTTTGCATGTGTCCCTATTAATTTCCGCACATCTTCGGAAAGAGCCGCTATGCATCTTTCTCCTTCTTCAACTTTCTCTGTTGTAGAAGTTACTTTTTTTATCCGGTCGATTAATATT includes:
- a CDS encoding SDR family oxidoreductase, with the translated sequence MPVGGYAQSKWVAEQLISLASKRGVPITIFRPGAVSSALDTPKHVSKDLLTQLLLVCQKLRLAPREKGLVDFVPADYASKAISLISQDVRAAGKVFHLTHPHPASIPELIAELNSLGAEIKDVPYEEWLKRVIEFSKKNKDENLLSLLPLMTEPIPHVGVSWLEMILNRSVFSCENTIKLLENKNIFPPSIAQLVMKYFF